Within the Mus caroli chromosome 10, CAROLI_EIJ_v1.1, whole genome shotgun sequence genome, the region agtatttgatataacaattttataaataataaggaTCTTCAGTTGTATTTACTTTATTGTATCTTACAGCTTAAAGTGATAATGGATTGATTGCCCTCAAAAGTTTTATTATGGTTATTTTGATATATGTCAAGAGCATTGTATAGAGGAGGAAGTCCTAACAGTAGGCTTGCTGTTCCTGCTAATGTGCTGCTCTGTCAGTATAAGAGAAAgaattctagattgtgtcaaaaGGCAGAATGTTAGCAAGATTGTAAACAGGCCCAAACTTGGTTTTCTTGAAGTGTTCTCACTCAACCACAGAGAGCATGCCCCACTGGAGTCCTGACTGTGGATTCAGCTGCCTTTTCACTTGTCACATGCCACCGCTTGCCTCGACGTGTTTTATTAATACAGTAATGATGTCTTAAGATGTCTATATAGagatattgttgtttttatttcctgacAAGGAGTGATGCTTTTGTTGAgttagatgcacacacacacacacacacacacacacacacacacacacactggtcttgTTTTGTATCACTGACAGCCCACGGGTTTGGCCACTGTGTGCTGAACTTTCTGTTCCAGACTCTCTGCCAAGAGCTTTATGCAAAACTCTGGTTTTAGTGAAACAGGTTTGATTGTTTTTAGACAGTCATATTAGAAGGTGTTAGCTGTGTGATGCAAATAGAGgagctgtgtgtatatatagctGTGAGAACAAATGACTAGCAAGCCTGGCTGGTTTTCCTCTTGCTCCTTTAGCCTCAGTCTGTGCTGTTTACTGCTGGAGATCTGAGATggtgtaattttcttttctaggaaCTTGGAATCAGAATCCCTCGGCCACTAGGACACGGACCAAGCAGGTTCATCCCAGAGAAGGAGGTATGCTATTTTGAAAGTACACAGTGAACTGCTTGCTTTTAAGGAAACATTTTCATGACCCACATCTGGCATCGGAATGATTGCTGGTCAACAGCATGTTTTACACAGTTATTCAGAGTTAGTCATGCTTTGGCAGTGAGTTCATGGGATTAGAAAGCTGTCAGGGTCACGTTGATTTCTAGGATTTCATGATGCATTTTACGCACCTGTATTTAATCAGGTAAAACTGAGCCTTGTTTGTGACTTGCCCTCCATGTATGTTCAGATCTTGCTTAGGTCTGCTTGGAAGCAGAGGTGCTCGCTCCATCTGACTGGGGAGAGTACTACACCAGACCTTTAATTCCACATATGTAGAAGCACCCAGGCTTTATTGTCATCAGTTTTTGCTATTAATTGTGGTTCTCTTTTCATTAAATGAGAGTAGTGTTGTAAGGAAAGGCTTTAATGTCTGCTTGCAAACTCTGGGTATTTAACAGTGTGCTGCTTAGTCTGGATTCCTGTCAACTCGGCAGCTTATCTAGGCCCTTTATCTAAAGTTCGGTTCAGCCTTTGTAGTTTATCTCCACCATATAATGGGACTATTCTTCAGCTACAAGTTTAAATTCACAAGTCCTCTCAGCAAACTGTAATCTACTTGTAAATTGAGCAGTGCACCACATTCCTGTTCTCTCTATTTTGTTTATAGTGTGTGCAACTGtggctctcctctccttcccacagATGCTGCAGGTGGGCAGTGAAGACGCACAGATGCATGCGTTATTTGCAGACTCCTTTGCTGCTTTGGGTCGTCTGGATAACATCACGTTAGTGATGGTTTTCCATCCACAATATTTAGAAAGTTTCTTAAAGACTCAACACTACCTACTACAAATGGATGGGCCTTTACCCCTCCATTATCGGCACTACATCGGAATCATGGTTTGTAAAATTTATccaatgaaaatgtcttttttttttaatttaagaggaTTAATGCTTTTGACACAGGATAAATATATTACTTATTGTCTGACTGACTTGTAATAGCATATAATCAGATAGCTTCTATTTTTTCCTGGCTTTAAATAAGTATGTTTTCAAGTATAACCAAAAAAAATACCACTATGAGTAGTTTTATACAATATTaagaaccatttttttaaaatgtactctgtgtgtgtgtgtgtgtgtgtgtgtgtgtgtgctcccgtGCTTCAgagacaacttgaaggagttggttctctccttcacttTGGGCTtagactcaggttgtcagtttCCCCACTGAGCCTGTGTGCTGGCTGCACCAGAGCCACTCTTGTCTTAGCAGTTAAAATGGAACATAAGATGTAAGagctcctccttccctccctctccccctccctccctccctccctccctcccttccccccactaccctctctccttccccagcaaAAGTTgtgtgtagcctagactggcttcAGACTTGTTACATATCTGTGGGTGACCATGAgtttctgttcctcctgcctctaccacccaaaTATGAATAATTTGTGCTGACGTGCCTGCTTAATTGAAACTACTTCTTAGTCTGAGGGTCTTCTGAAAGCTGACATAGAAGTAACAtttctaaagtttattttttaagaaatattttgtttctgaaatatttctgagacattttctgttttatattggatttttaaaatttctaaataagaTCTGTATTTTTGTAGTCTGGAAAACTTAAATTGAATAACCAAAAAATCCATTTTGTTTGTTGTAAACAGGTTGGTAATAGTTGACACTTTAAACATAACTGCACTGcctttgtattttctgtgaaGGCGGCAGCGAGGCATCAGTGTTCCTACCTGGTGAATCTGCACGTCAGTGATTTCCTTCACGTTGGTGGGGACCCCAAGTGGCTCAATGGTTTAGAGAACGCTCCTCAAAAACTGCAGAACTTAGGAGAACTTAACAAAGTGTTAGCCCATAGGCCGTGGCTGATTACCAAAGAGCATATCGAGGTACGTATGCTCGGTGTCACAGTTTTAAAGTGACAGTTCCGGGCCTGTAAGAGAactggagagagggctggggTACAGCTCAGCTGGGGCAGACTAGCCTGCCCAAAGCCCTGCTCTGTCCTCTGCTGCAGAGACTGGGTTTGTTGGAATAAACctataatccctgcactgggagacgggtgggtgggtggatggatggatgggtggatggaaaaaaggaaggagggagaggggatccAAGGTTCAAGGTTACCATCAGCTGCATATCAGGTTTGAAGCTGGCCTTGGATGGCCCgagtctcaaaaaatcaaaaggaagaggaaggagggaaggcagaaaagaaagggaagtcaCACAGAAAATCCCCAGACACACATCTTTGTGCTGTTATCACCTGGACTTTGTGTGGTACATGTACTTATAAGTAATGTTGATGACACTGCTGTTGACTAAAGTCCATAGTGCTCTTTGTAAGTACATGACATGTTATTATTACTGTACAGTGCAAAATACTAAAGTATTCACTGTGCTGTGCTTTCTCTTGAGCCCCCACAActgctgtttctaattatatCTAGAGTGTATCATTTCCAGAATGTTCTATAGTTGGTACCGTATAGTACAGAACCTTGCAGGCTGACTTTCATTTAGCAATATGTATATgaaggtatttatttttatttatgtatttttgttttcagaggaGGTCCTGTGCTTTacgtattttttgtttgttttcagagtcttgctatgtcaaggctggcttggaacttgctatatagtcaagactggccttgaacttttgatctcctgcctcaccctctagAATGCTAGAATTACATATCTAAGCTACCTCATctgcttcttatttttttaatgacttcatagatcatttatttttattgctcaaTGACACTCCCATTCATTTACTTACGGGGCCTCCTGATTAGTACcaactttgaccagttatgagtaaAGTTGTTTAATTCATATGTAAATGTTTGGGTAGACAAAAGTTCTCAGCTTATTTGGGTAAATAACTAGGTGTGTGCTGTGCTAGACTGCAACTGTCTTCCAAAGTGAGGTCCCCACGATGTGTCCTGCTGTCCTGCGTCTGTCCCTGTACTCAGTGTCCCAGGGTTCAGCTCTTCTTATAGGCGTGAAGTGCCATCTCTTCATCTTCATTTGTAGTGACATCTTAAACTAGTTCCTTCTGGATCtagagttcaaaaaaaaaaaaaaaaaaaaaactctctgcAAATGTATACCATGAGTCAGAAAActtagaatagatttttttttttttggtcttgtcCATCCATGTTATGGAACATTTTAAACACCATTACATTATAGAACAAATTGTCAAGAAGGTGTAAAATTTGGGTATGATTAATATAGTACTTATTAAATTGTCAAGgaaaaaacacatgattatagaatagataaataatataaGCACCTGGGACACAGAATCTGACAAATTGTAGGATTTATGCATAACTCTTTAACACAAAATCAAGGACTTAAGAATCTTTAGAATGAAATTGCTCAAGCTATTGTCTTTAAAAGTTCCTTTAAGAGACCTAAATCAAAAACAGACATTTGCAGCACTGGTGTTCACTTTAACATAAACTCATTACATTTCCACTGATAAGAGTGACTCATCCATTGTCCAGTATCTGCAACACAGCAAATGATTGTAAGCAAAGTAGAAtttgcttacattttaaaatcaattatttgAGATTCAAAATGACAGTACATTAATAGAAGTTAAGCCTATTTttctagatatatttttaataaaatttaacaagttataggttttatgtcttttaaattGTAATATTAACCTGGCTTTCTATGATGTCTAGtcctgttttcagttctttttaaaCTACTGAAATGAGCTGTGTTTTTAACCAGCACATCTCAGATTAACCATCCCTTTTCACCCACCAGGGCCTTCTGAAAGCGGAGGAGCACAGCTGGTCTCTTGCGGAGCTGGTCCACGCTGTGGTTCTGCTCACACACTACCACTCTCTTGCCTCCTTCACATTTGGCTGTGGAATTAGTCCAGAGATTCATTGCGATGGTGGCCACACCTTCAGACCGCCTTCTGTTAGTAACTACTGCATCTGTGACATTACGAATGGCAATCACAGTGTGGACGAGATGCAAGTCAACTCAGCAGGAAATGCTTCAGTGAGTGTCTGGTTTGTTGTGAGACTAGTAAGACTAGTTACTACAGCTACCTAGTTACTACAGCTACTGTGTCTCATCTAGCTTGCTAGAAACCCTGTCAAGTCTACAGAGATGGTAGATctttcttttgaatttatttttacctCCAATGCCCATCACTAGTCTAGGTGCTAAAAAATGTACAGAACTGTGGGCCCTTCTAGGAGGTTCCATTCATGTCATTCCAGGTCTGAGAGCCAAACAGGACCAGCTCATACCAAGTGTCCACAGCTCTGATAAGGGAAGGCTTAAACTAGTGACCCTGGTAGAGGAGGCTTCCTGCCCAGAGCAGTgatgttgtttttcttcctcctcctctttagcAAAAGGCTGGATTTCTAATTGTTTGACTTTTAGAAAATTAAGTCAACTTTGATATCCTaatttttcccttattttttatgtttaattttgaaCAAATATAGAATCTAATGATAACAGCCAAGTGTACATTTGTTAAAACACTGTGatattttgaatgagaatggcctccaggGGCTCATCTATTTGAGTGTCTGGtgcccagttggtggaactgtttgggaaggattaggagctgTGAGATTGTTGGcaggaagtgtgttactgaggGTGCACTTCGAGGTTTCTAAAGCCCACGCCATGCccagcatctctctctgcctactgCTTCTGGATTGAGATATAAGTTCTCAGCCTGCCTACCTACatgtccccaccatgatgataatggactaaccctctgaacctATATGCAAGTTCCCAGTTAAATGCATTCTggtataagctgccttggtcatggtgtctcttcacagcaatagaaaagtggcTAGGATATTTTCACTTCTAGCTTCTGTTTTGTTATTCCTTCAAAATGGGTCAGaacaatttgatttttattttcattaaaaagtgtgtgtgtatgtgtgtgtgcgcatgtgtgtgtgtcccagggatCAGAGTCTGGTCACCAGGCTCTGGTGTGAGtacctttaccaactgaaccatttcAGTGGCCACAAGTTGAACTTTTCTGTAAGCAAATTTAATTCTTGTATATGGTGGTTTTAAATTCCTCACATCATTAATAATGAAAGGCTTTATTTTGTGCTTGAGAAGAATCTGTGCACACTGTTACCACAGGAAACGGGCAAATGTGTGCAAAGAACCTGTGCACACTGTTACCACAGGAAACGGGCAGATGTGTGCAGAATGACAGACTGGTTTATATGGCTGATGCTCAGGAAGTTTTCAAGCCTCTCTTGGTTCTTTCATGTTTCCTATAAAACAGGAAGTTCTTGTGATAAGGTCTTAAATGTCCCTGAAGAATTTGAATGCTAGCATCAGTGTTTGTTGTTTGCCATTTAGATACCATTAGTGAGATTTAGATGCCATTTAGTGAGATTAACATGAGGAAACATCACTGTCCAGGATGGACCACGTCAGTGTTTTGACAGCTTCCAAGCTTGGAAGTTCTAAGTGTGGCCAAGAGATTGTACGTCTGTTGCTGAGCTACTGGGTGTTCTTACCTTTCGCTGGTCTTATACTAGGCTAATGTAAAGTCTCTAGATTCTCTTGCTTGTTTTCTACTAAGAGATAAcagataaaagtaaaaacattggggggtttatttttctaattcatcAGTTCCCTACCCCCAGATTTAAATTTGCAGTTTTTAGAAAGTATATAGTTTACACTAATAATATCGGACAGTAAGCTGAAAGGAAGTATACAGTTTATACTGATGTCACTGGACAATGAACTGATGGATCCTGTTCTTCAGGTGCATCTCATATGCATACTTCCAAGTGaaaatggtttaaaaaacaaacaaaagagtttcCATGCACACTATgaccattctaatattgaatcgCTGCTAAACATGCTGGAGATCcttgtaacctcagcacttgatAGTAGAGCCTGAGAATGcagaataggctggccttgaaccacaGAAACCCAACTGCCTCTGCGTCCTTAGATcagagattaaagacatgcaccaccatacccatctTGGAAGATTGCAAATTTGGAGTCAGCCAGTGTTACATATTGAATTCAAGGCTTTAGCTACATACTGAAACTTTCGCAGATGATGgcagcggtggtggtggtggtggtggtggtggtggtggtggtgtgaacTTTTTCAAACCATCCTAACTTTCGCAGATTAGTTAAGTAGCAAAAGAAACATACTTTAAAAGGTTTCAATATAATTTACCAAGAAATATCTTTcctaaaaacaattaaaatgtgcGTAATTTATCTTAGTGAATTAGTTAGTGAGCAAGGTAATCTGGTGCATACCTGTCACCCCAACACTGGGGACGTAGAGGCAAGAGCATCAGGAATCCAAGGACATCACGAACGAtgtatagcaagtttgaggccagcgtcaGCTATGTGAGACTTTATTGCGATAGAAAGGTAAGTAACGACAGTGTGCACTGCAGTGTCTTTTGGCTCATTGTTTTAGGATTGGTTGCTGACTGTATCTTAGAGGCTGTAGAGAACTATGTTAGAAGAACCTCCAGCTCAGCAGAGAAACACTTCCTATCACACATTACTTGAGAAAGGGCATAGTGTAGGATACTTATACCATAATTTCTACCAcatatcatataaaatataaaatgtcttaatACAGAATTATCTTGATAGTCATTGTACAGCCGATTCATTTGTTCTAGTAAATTAAGCAGGCCCCTCACccttagagatttttttctggGGGAGTTAGGCTCTGATCAGTATCATGTAAATATTACAGCTTGTGTTTGAGCACTGTGTGAGGGTGGCTGGGAATGGGGAGGTGTGATGCTCAGAGCGGGTCAGCTGATACTCGAGGGACCAGTGAGtggaggtcaggaagcagggaaagagtTGAGGGCTTAGCACATTCGTGGGtgttggtagactgcttgcctcGCGtggacagatacacacacacttgtactcTCAGCAGGCAGGAAGTCATCCTCAGCTTCCCTGCCTAGCTAGAGGCTTGCCTGATCTACATGAGACCTTTTCTctcaggcagacagacagaaggaacattctcagcaaaagaaaggaaattcatAAAGGGAAAACCATTGCTTTCATATTTgaacatttatatttgaaatttaggACTTCTTTCATGAAGTGTGTCTTCCATAGGTGTGATTCAGGATTTAGAATACAGACGCAGTCTGTAATAGGATTGTGAATCACTCCATGCTCTGCCGCTCCTGTGATAGCACCAGCCTTCTAGAAAATTCACTGTAGCCATCCCAGCCAGTGACAGCTGCTAGCCCAGCCACGGGGTGCCAGCCAGCTCAGCCACCTGAGGACATGGCTCGTTTTTAATTAGCAAACTGTATAAATAGAACAATTACTATTTTAAACATGATAGACATGTTGACAATTTATACTCTGGGTACTTACTTACCTGAGCAAGAAGAAGCTAAATTTTAAATACTCAATTTTCACTTCTGCTTTAAATTAGCAGTGTTGTTTCAATCTTTAAAATACTGTAAATAGTTACTatgctattttataattttttgaaatgcttttctcataccttaaattttaaataactttaccCAATAGGCTAAAACAATCACACTTATTAATATACATTAATattatatgaaaatgtatttttactgtATTCTGGTAAGATAAAGATTCTTATGAGACAGACTTAATGAAATTCCTAAACTTCATTCTATGCCTGCCATATGTAAAATAGAGTGTTCTCTCTTCAGGTAAGTGATTCCTTCTTTGAGGTGGAAGCTCTCATGGAAAAGATGAGACAGTTACAGGAATGccgagaggaggaggaggctagCCAGGAGGAGATGGCGTCACGGTTtgagatggaaaagagagagagcatgtttGTCTTCTCTTCAGGTAAGAACAGCCAGAATATGCTCAATATAGTTTCTCTTACAAGCCCaacttttttatttagaaaatgtcaatacatttttaaaagcaggcCTAAAGGTGTGTCCTTTCAGGAAGGCTACTTGTAAGGGCTTTCCTCCTTACAAATAGTTAAGACAGGCGACTAAGAATAGCATGCCATGTAATACACTAACACTCTCCCCAGCTTTCTGGTTTGCTAAATGTTATTACTGGAAGGGATTGGCAGGATGTGTGAGCCACaccatgcatgtggaagtcagaggacaactgtcaggacagttctttcctccccaagggGGTCCCTCAGAGTAAACTCAGGGCACATGCCTtcgcccactgagccacctcaccagcccagcaTGGATTTAGTTATCTTAAATATTACCAAATGGCCAGgtgaggtggtgcacacctttaatcccagcactcaggaggcagaggcaggcagatttctgagctcgaggccagcctggtctacaaagtgcgttccaggatagccagggctacacagagaaaccctgtctcaaaaccaaatatatatatattaccaaaTGGGGTATTATTAAGTTAGAATCATACTTTTGAgatcctaaaatatataaattagggtaaagagacagagaaagaagagtcaAAAAAGTGAGAGCAGAATTCCGTGAGTGTCTATCACAGAGAGGGTGTTTACCACAGAGGGTTTTGAGGTAAGCACAATGTGTTTGTGTTAAGACTTGTAGGGTGTAGTTGTTAGACTCCGAAGCATCCCCAAAGCCCCAGGttcatccctagcaccacatagccaggcatggtggtgcatgcctgtagtctcagcacacagaagatggaggccagaaggtagGAAAGTTGAGGCTTATCCTTAGCTGCAGGACAAGGCTGAGTCCAGTCTGGGATCCATGAAATGATACCCGAGACTGTCCTGGTTCATAGTTGTCACTTAGTGTCAGAGGTGATTCTCTTACGTTTCTTTTTCATGGGTAAAATGAATCACATCTTGTTTTCAAAggcttttaaaagacttttaaaaaatcatttcagaCGATGATGAAGTTACACCAGCAAGAGATGTGTCTCGGCACTTTGAGGACACTAGTTACGGCTACAAGGATTTCTCCAGACACGGGATGCATGTCCCAACGTTTCGTGTCCAGGTAAAATTGTAATGTGTATAACACAGTTGCTTGGAAACCGCACactgggatgtgtgtgtgaaaaaggCACCTGAACTTGGGAGCCGTGTCCAGTGCGAAGCAAATGGCGTCTACAGAGCAGCAGCCACGCTCTCCCCTGGCCACAAGCAAAGCTGGAATCGGTAATCAGCAGCGCGGACAGGCTGTCTTGTCTGCTCTCAATGTGCAAGCTTTTCAGGTCGTTAGAATCATGCTATAGCTTAATATGTGTTCAGtttattgtttaatatttaaatatcaaacaGGTGACTTATGACTCAACTTGCCCAATTATTGGTTACAGTGTTAAGCAATAACTATTAGATTTATGAAACTAGTTaacttttaagactttttttgCTTCTTTACCCACCCAAATTAAAAGACTGTTTAAAAGGACAGAATTTAGGCTCAAGGAAGAATTAAGGTGTCATGAAATACAATAAATTCAAAATGGAAGGGGTTGTTGTGAACTAAAGGTTTTATGGAGAGATTAGAGTGTGAAagatttgggtttttaaaaagaaagaacagctgagaatgtagctcagtgctgGGTGGTTTTCCTGGGTGTGCAAGCCATGGGTTTGCCTCAGGTACCACAGGGACTGGGCTTATATCATAAGCAGAAGAGAGAAGTAAGTTAGTCTCAGTGTAGTTATCCAGCGAAGGTTGGAAAGAGACTTGGTACTGCGGCTTCCTGCTTCCGTCAGTAGGTAGAAGTCTTAAGCTGGTCAGGCACCTCCAACCTGTGCGGTTTGCAGCAGGATGGATGGGCATGCAGTGGCCAGGTACTAGCATAATGTCAACATGCGTGTTTTAGGAAAACACTAGAGAAAGGTACgagtaggtaggcgtggcagtTGTTTGAAGGCTTGCAGCATGGAAGAGAGTTTATATTAGAGTCAGAACATCTGGTTGATGGGGTGACAGTCAGATGAGAGGACGAGGGGGGTGAGTGACAGATGCATTCaactagatatttttaaatttttgttttgtgacataTTCTTGTTATAGTCTAGGATGGTATGTAACTTTTGgtctctctgcttcatctttctaAGTACTAGAATAATAGCTATTAGCTACCACAGCTGGTTTGGAAATTCACAAAATTTGAGAAACATCTAAATGTCTTGGGGGAGGGACTTCAGTGTGTGTTGCTTCTGGAAGCTAGGTGGAAAGCTGAGAGATGAAAGACTGTGCCTCCCTTGGTTCTCAAACTCAACCAAATTGCAACCCATCTCCTCCTCATGGTCCAGTATGGAAACTGAGAGTAGACTGTGGTACCAGGGAAACAGAGGCTGCTGGTGACCTCACGTCCTGCATCGCTGTGAACAGGAAGCTGTTCTGCCACATTTGACTGTTCACAGCTCCTCTCTTCCTTGTATTAGGACTACTGCTGGGAAGACCATGGTTACTCTCTGGTGAATCGTCTCTATCCAGATGTGGGACAGTTAATTGATGAGAAATTTCACATTGCTTACAATCTGACTTACAATACTA harbors:
- the Sesn1 gene encoding sestrin-1 isoform X2, with protein sequence MRLAAASNEAYAASLAVSELLSCHQCGGDRGQDEELGIRIPRPLGHGPSRFIPEKEMLQVGSEDAQMHALFADSFAALGRLDNITLVMVFHPQYLESFLKTQHYLLQMDGPLPLHYRHYIGIMAAARHQCSYLVNLHVSDFLHVGGDPKWLNGLENAPQKLQNLGELNKVLAHRPWLITKEHIEGLLKAEEHSWSLAELVHAVVLLTHYHSLASFTFGCGISPEIHCDGGHTFRPPSVSNYCICDITNGNHSVDEMQVNSAGNASVSDSFFEVEALMEKMRQLQECREEEEASQEEMASRFEMEKRESMFVFSSDDDEVTPARDVSRHFEDTSYGYKDFSRHGMHVPTFRVQDYCWEDHGYSLVNRLYPDVGQLIDEKFHIAYNLTYNTMAMHKDVDTSMLRRAIWNYIHCMFGIRYDDYDYGEINQLLDRSFKVYIKTVVCTPEKVTKRMYDSFWRQFKHSEKVHVNLLLIEARMQAELLYALRAITRYMT
- the Sesn1 gene encoding sestrin-1 isoform X1, which translates into the protein MAEGENEVRWEGLCSRDTTTRETALENIRQIVLRKTEYLRSVKETLSRPSDGLSNAVSLDGMNKLLAHLLMLSKRCPFKDVRERSGFILKSVEELGIRIPRPLGHGPSRFIPEKEMLQVGSEDAQMHALFADSFAALGRLDNITLVMVFHPQYLESFLKTQHYLLQMDGPLPLHYRHYIGIMAAARHQCSYLVNLHVSDFLHVGGDPKWLNGLENAPQKLQNLGELNKVLAHRPWLITKEHIEGLLKAEEHSWSLAELVHAVVLLTHYHSLASFTFGCGISPEIHCDGGHTFRPPSVSNYCICDITNGNHSVDEMQVNSAGNASVSDSFFEVEALMEKMRQLQECREEEEASQEEMASRFEMEKRESMFVFSSDDDEVTPARDVSRHFEDTSYGYKDFSRHGMHVPTFRVQDYCWEDHGYSLVNRLYPDVGQLIDEKFHIAYNLTYNTMAMHKDVDTSMLRRAIWNYIHCMFGIRYDDYDYGEINQLLDRSFKVYIKTVVCTPEKVTKRMYDSFWRQFKHSEKVHVNLLLIEARMQAELLYALRAITRYMT